A window of Sutcliffiella cohnii contains these coding sequences:
- the dtd gene encoding D-aminoacyl-tRNA deacylase has translation MKVVVQRAKRAKVIVENEVVGSIDHGLMLLVGVTHDDTVEDAAYLADKIVNLRIFEDENDKMNLSLLDVKGGILSVSQFTLYGDCRKGRRPNFMSAAKPEHATVIYDSFNKELREKGITVETGTFGAMMEVDFVNDGPVTLIVESKEK, from the coding sequence ATGAAAGTTGTTGTACAACGAGCAAAACGAGCAAAAGTAATTGTTGAAAATGAAGTAGTAGGAAGTATTGATCATGGATTAATGCTACTTGTTGGTGTGACACATGATGATACAGTAGAGGATGCAGCATATCTCGCTGACAAAATTGTTAATTTACGTATTTTTGAAGATGAAAATGATAAAATGAATTTATCGTTGCTTGATGTGAAGGGTGGAATACTTTCTGTTTCGCAGTTTACGTTATATGGTGATTGTCGTAAAGGAAGAAGACCTAACTTCATGAGTGCGGCGAAACCAGAGCATGCAACGGTTATTTACGATTCTTTTAATAAAGAACTTCGTGAAAAAGGAATAACAGTAGAAACTGGTACATTTGGTGCAATGATGGAAGTCGACTTCGTCAATGATGGGCCAGTTACCCTCATTGTAGAAAGTAAAGAAAAATAA
- a CDS encoding RNA polymerase subunit sigma-70, whose product MKFSEKHNQSINGNNIFGVSFHNFLEKEKDSTYVELASEFGITVRDVKALKKQINRM is encoded by the coding sequence ATGAAATTTAGTGAAAAACATAACCAAAGTATAAATGGAAATAACATATTCGGGGTAAGCTTTCACAACTTTTTAGAAAAAGAGAAAGATTCTACATATGTAGAGCTTGCGTCAGAGTTTGGAATTACGGTTAGAGATGTGAAAGCATTAAAAAAACAGATTAATCGGATGTAA
- a CDS encoding SH3 domain-containing protein — MYRKLKVIIALAIILTSFLYPLSSNKVEASQAVRVATDVLNVREQPSTSSAIVTKVKRGETYPLVTKQKEWYKIKVGNKEGWVASYLVVETNSVSSNANNGVKILADSLRVRSGPGTNFSIVAFVHKSSTVTYIEENENWVKIRVDGKDGWVSKQYASISKTSTTPSTSNSSNSFVGEVTATSLNVRSEPSSQGKVVGSVKKGQQITVLGQQGSWYKIQHSNQQAWVSSEYVKTTSTPSSNSSSQKTNAVVTASSLNVRSEGSLNGKVVGSLTRGANVTIVNEQNSWAEIEYSGGKKGWVAGWYLEKKAASTVKPQANTTGNVVVLHNGTNIRSQANTSSSVVARANEGDTFQIVSVVNDWYKIKLSNGKEAYIAGWIVSTSGTTQSITRPGSEQYLKGKTIVIDPGHGGRDVGAIGVSGRYEKDLTMRTANLLADKLKAAGANVHLTRSNDTFLSLQGRVQTSHYHKADAFLSLHYDSINDPSVTGTTTYYHHASHKKLADAVHSSLIQSTKLRDRNVRQQSFFVLRENRQPSILLELGYISNRAEELTLQSSDYQERATTGIYQGLAQYFKSN, encoded by the coding sequence TTGTATAGAAAGTTAAAAGTAATCATCGCCTTAGCCATCATTTTAACGTCCTTTTTATATCCGCTTTCCAGTAACAAAGTAGAAGCGAGCCAGGCCGTTAGAGTCGCTACAGATGTATTAAATGTTCGAGAGCAGCCGTCGACTAGTTCTGCGATCGTGACAAAGGTAAAACGTGGAGAAACATACCCACTCGTCACGAAGCAAAAAGAATGGTACAAAATTAAAGTCGGAAATAAAGAAGGATGGGTTGCCTCTTATCTTGTTGTTGAAACAAATTCTGTTTCTTCAAATGCTAATAATGGGGTAAAAATATTAGCTGATTCACTACGTGTTCGTTCAGGCCCTGGAACAAACTTTTCCATAGTTGCTTTTGTTCATAAAAGCAGCACCGTAACGTACATAGAAGAAAATGAGAATTGGGTAAAGATTCGCGTTGATGGAAAAGATGGTTGGGTTTCTAAGCAATATGCATCTATTTCGAAAACGTCAACGACTCCTTCCACCTCCAATTCAAGTAATAGTTTTGTTGGTGAAGTTACAGCAACGAGCTTAAACGTACGTAGCGAACCTTCCTCACAAGGTAAAGTTGTTGGAAGTGTAAAAAAAGGACAGCAAATAACAGTTTTAGGCCAGCAAGGAAGTTGGTATAAAATTCAACACTCCAATCAGCAAGCTTGGGTTAGTAGCGAATACGTGAAAACAACTAGTACACCTAGTTCCAATTCATCTTCACAAAAAACAAATGCAGTCGTTACTGCTTCTAGTTTAAATGTTAGAAGTGAAGGATCACTGAACGGAAAAGTTGTAGGGAGTTTAACTAGAGGGGCAAATGTCACGATCGTAAATGAACAAAATAGCTGGGCAGAAATTGAGTATAGTGGTGGCAAAAAAGGTTGGGTAGCCGGCTGGTACTTAGAGAAAAAGGCAGCATCTACTGTAAAACCTCAAGCTAACACAACTGGAAATGTTGTCGTTTTACATAATGGGACAAATATTCGCTCCCAAGCAAATACAAGTTCCTCCGTCGTTGCGAGAGCAAATGAAGGAGACACATTTCAAATTGTTTCTGTCGTAAATGATTGGTACAAAATAAAGCTTTCTAACGGGAAAGAAGCTTACATTGCTGGATGGATTGTAAGTACGTCTGGAACAACCCAATCTATTACTAGACCTGGAAGTGAGCAATATTTAAAAGGGAAGACAATTGTAATCGATCCTGGTCATGGAGGTAGAGATGTTGGTGCAATCGGAGTTAGTGGTCGATATGAAAAAGATTTAACGATGAGAACTGCTAATTTACTTGCTGACAAATTAAAAGCTGCAGGTGCTAATGTTCACTTAACGAGAAGCAACGATACATTCCTATCACTTCAAGGACGTGTACAAACTTCTCACTATCATAAAGCGGACGCATTTCTATCACTACACTACGATAGCATAAACGACCCTAGTGTAACTGGAACAACAACTTACTATCATCATGCTAGCCATAAAAAGTTAGCCGATGCTGTTCATTCTTCGCTCATTCAATCAACGAAATTGCGTGACCGAAATGTTCGTCAGCAAAGCTTTTTTGTATTAAGAGAAAATAGACAACCTTCTATCTTACTTGAATTAGGTTATATTAGTAATCGTGCAGAGGAACTAACATTACAATCTAGCGATTACCAAGAGAGAGCTACTACTGGTATTTATCAAGGATTAGCACAATATTTCAAATCCAATTAA
- the hisS gene encoding histidine--tRNA ligase: MSIQIPRGTQDILPGTVEKWQYIEEKAKEICKLYNYKEIRTPMFEHTELFLRGVGDTTDIVQKEMYSFEDRGGRSITLRPEGTASAVRSFVENKLYGNPQQPTKLFYIGPMFRYERPQAGRFRQFVQFGVEALGSNDPSIDAEVIALAVDLYKSLGLKNLKVVINSLGDKESRDAHRQALVNHFKPRITEFCGDCQSRLEKNPLRILDCKKDRDHELMGTAPSILEYLNDESKQYFDKVVKFLSDLGIQYEIDANLVRGLDYYYHTAFEIMSTSEGFGSITTLCGGGRYNGLVQEIGGPETPGIGFALSIERLLSAMEAENVSFPFEDKIDCYVVALGEEAKEASVKVLYDLRKAGIVAEKDYQDKKLKAQFKAADRLQASYTVVFGDDELNKGVVSVKTMETGEQEEVSFSELVTYISEKKSGER; the protein is encoded by the coding sequence ATGTCAATTCAAATACCTAGGGGAACGCAAGACATTTTACCTGGTACAGTAGAAAAATGGCAATACATCGAAGAAAAAGCAAAAGAAATTTGTAAATTATATAACTATAAAGAAATTAGAACGCCAATGTTTGAGCATACGGAATTGTTTTTAAGAGGTGTAGGGGATACGACTGATATTGTTCAAAAGGAAATGTATTCTTTTGAAGATCGTGGTGGAAGAAGTATTACACTACGTCCAGAAGGTACTGCTTCTGCTGTTCGTTCTTTCGTAGAAAACAAATTATATGGCAATCCGCAACAACCTACGAAACTTTTTTATATCGGTCCAATGTTTCGTTATGAACGCCCACAAGCAGGCCGTTTTCGCCAATTCGTTCAGTTTGGTGTAGAGGCATTAGGAAGTAATGATCCAAGTATTGATGCGGAGGTTATCGCACTAGCAGTTGATTTATATAAAAGCTTAGGGCTGAAAAATTTAAAGGTAGTGATCAATAGCTTAGGTGATAAAGAAAGCCGTGATGCACACCGTCAAGCGTTAGTAAATCACTTTAAACCAAGAATTACTGAGTTTTGTGGGGACTGTCAGTCTCGATTAGAAAAAAATCCTTTACGTATTTTAGATTGTAAAAAAGATAGAGACCACGAGTTAATGGGTACTGCTCCATCCATCTTAGAATATTTAAACGACGAATCAAAACAATATTTTGATAAAGTAGTAAAGTTTTTATCTGATTTAGGTATTCAATACGAAATTGATGCGAACTTAGTACGAGGCTTAGATTACTACTACCACACAGCTTTTGAAATCATGAGTACTTCTGAAGGCTTCGGTTCTATTACAACATTATGTGGTGGTGGACGCTATAACGGACTCGTTCAAGAAATTGGTGGACCTGAAACACCTGGTATCGGTTTCGCATTAAGTATTGAACGATTACTCTCAGCGATGGAAGCAGAAAATGTTTCATTTCCATTTGAAGATAAGATTGATTGCTACGTTGTGGCGTTAGGAGAAGAAGCGAAAGAAGCTAGTGTAAAAGTGCTCTACGATTTAAGAAAAGCTGGTATTGTAGCGGAAAAAGACTATCAAGATAAAAAGCTAAAAGCGCAATTTAAAGCAGCAGATCGTCTTCAAGCAAGTTACACAGTTGTTTTCGGCGATGATGAATTAAATAAAGGTGTAGTTTCAGTAAAAACGATGGAAACAGGTGAACAAGAAGAAGTATCCTTCAGTGAGCTTGTCACATATATATCGGAAAAGAAAAGTGGGGAGAGATAA